A stretch of the Mustela nigripes isolate SB6536 chromosome X, MUSNIG.SB6536, whole genome shotgun sequence genome encodes the following:
- the NAP1L3 gene encoding nucleosome assembly protein 1-like 3 yields the protein MAEADLNMVSEPAAQGVAEEKMASSASNSGEESDSSSSSSSTSCSSSSSSRSRLYRKKRVSEPSRRARRTPLGKSFVDRLPQAVRNRVQALRNIQDECDKVDILFLEAVHDLERKYAELNKPLYDRRFQIINAEYEPAEEEYEWNSEDEAFSSDEEVQEDISEMPALEGDGEDDDLKEKPEVNAEEKEVRKEIPEAKAEENAESKDFLGVKPEMKEEPKAEDKEQPKEAEAKAKTAGIEAPKRIPEVRPKERANLKRARKGKPKKEDPKGIPDYWLTVLKNVDKLGPMIQKYDAPILKFLSDISLKFSKPGQPISYTFEFYFLPNPYFRNEMLTKTYIIKSKPDHDDPFFSWGWEIQDCKGCKIDWKSGKDVTVTTTQSRTMATGEIEIQPRVVPNASFFNFFSPPEIPKIGKLEPREDAILGEDFEIGQILHDNVILKSIYYYTGEVKGTYDDGKGYGNRKYRK from the coding sequence ATGGCAGAAGCGGATCTTAACATGGTCTCAGAACCAGCCGCCCAAGGGGTTGCTGAAGAGAAGATGGCTAGCTCGGCTAGTAATTCTGGGGAAGAATCTGACAGCAGTAGCTCTAGCAGCAGCACTAgttgcagcagcagcagcagtagccgCAGCCGCTTATATAGAAAGAAGAGGGTATCTGAACCTTCCAGAAGAGCACGGCGGACTCCGTTGGGTAAAAGTTTCGTAGATCGGCTGCCTCAGGCAGTTAGAAATCGTGTGCAGGCGCTCAGAAATATTCAAGATGAATGTGACAAGGTAGACATCCTGTTTTTAGAGGCAGTTCACGATCTCGAAAGAAAATATGCCGAACTCAATAAGCCTCTGTACGATCGGCGATTTCAAATAATCAATGCAGAATATGAACCTGCAGAAGAAGAATATGAATGGAATTCAGAGGATGAGGCGTTCAGCAGTGATGAGGAAGTGCAGGAAGACATTAGTGAAATGCCTGCCTTAGAGGGTGACGGAGAAGATGATGACCTTAAAGAAAAACCTGAGGTGAACGCTGAAGAAAAAGAGGTTCGAAAAGAAATTCCTGAGGCAAAGGCTGAAGAAAATGCAGAGTCTAAAGATTTTCTGGGGGTAAAGCCTGAAATGAAAgaagagcctaaggcagaagatAAAGAACAGCCTAAAGAAGCCGAGGCTAAGGCAAAGACTGCTGGAATAGAGGCTCCTAAAAGAATTCCTGAGGTCAGGCCCAAAGAAAGAGCGAATCTTAAAAGAGCTCGTAAAGGAAAGCCTAAAAAAGAAGATCCTAAAGGCATTCCTGACTACTGGCTGACTGTTTTAAAGAATGTTGACAAGCTCGGGCCCATGATTCAGAAGTATGATGCCCCTATTTTGAAATTCTTGTCAGATATTAGCCTAAAGTTCTCAAAACCTGGCCAACCTATAAGCTACacgtttgaattttattttctacccAATCCATACTTCAGAAATGAGATGCTGACCAAGACATATATAATAAAGTCAAAACCAGATCACGATGATCCCTTCTTCTCTTGGGGATGGGAAATCCAAGATTGCAAAGGCTGTAAGATAGATTGGAAAAGCGGAAAGGATGTGACCGTGACAACCACCCAGAGTCGCACAATGGCAACTGGTGAAATTGAAATTCAGCCAAGAGTGGTTCCTAATGCAtcattcttcaatttctttagcCCTCCTGAGATTCCTAAGATTGGAAAGCTGGAACCACGAGAAGATGCTATCCTGGGTGAGGACTTTGAAATTGGTCAAATTTTACATGATAACGTCATTCTGAAATCAATCTATTACTATACAGGAGAAGTCAAAGGTACCTATGATGATGGTAAAGgttatggaaacagaaaatatcGAAAATAA